A single Cannabis sativa cultivar Pink pepper isolate KNU-18-1 chromosome 7, ASM2916894v1, whole genome shotgun sequence DNA region contains:
- the LOC115697477 gene encoding small ribosomal subunit protein uS5c, with translation MAMASTTSTALSSLSSLSLHSSPRFSLLPNTTITTTISTRPFLSFSSFSSSSSRSTANFRAKANEPETLFLVSDDPEEEVTYDPPEVPEGFVEPPPFDEGPEETEDEIAAAYEELYGPAYSGVSVLGNDIYVMDSKVKKIGGFGSKVKKEKIRDGFEERVVQVRRVTKVVKGGKQLHFRAIVVVGDKQGQVGVGVGKAKEVIGAVQKSAVNARRNIISVPLTKYSTFPHRADGDYGAAKVMLRPASPGTGVIAGGAVRIVLEMAGVENALGKQLGSNNALNNARATVVAVQKMRQFSEVAADRGVPMEELWKH, from the exons ATGGCCATGGCAAGCACAACCTCCACAGCCCTCTCTTCCctatcctctctctctctccactcCTCTCCGCGCTTTTCTCTCCTTCCCAATACCACAATTACAACCACCATTTCCACCAGACCATTTTTATCCTTTTCTTCTTTCTCCTCATCTTCTTCGCGCTCCACCGCAAACTTCAGAGCCAAGGCCAATGAACCCGAGACCTTATTCCTCGTCAGTGACGACCCAGAAGAGGAGGTCACTTACGACCCCCCAGAAGTTCCCGAAGGCTTCGTTGAACCACCCCCCTTCGACGAGGGCCCTGAGGAAACAGAAGATGAAATCGCCGCAGCATACGAGGAGCTGTACGGCCCGGCTTACAGTGGGGTAAGTGTTCTGGGAAACGATATATATGTAATGGATTCCAAGGTGAAAAAGATTGGTGGGTTTGGTTCAAAAGTGAAGAAAGAGAAGATCAGAGATGGGTTTGAGGAGAGGGTTGTACAGGTGAGAAGGGTCACCAAGGTGGTCAAAGGAGGAAAGCAATTGCATTTCAGGGCTATTGTGGTGGTGGGTGACAAGCAAGGACAAGTTGGGGTTGGTGTTGGTAAGGCCAAGGAGGTTATCGGGGCGGTCCAGAAGTCGGCCGTCAATGCTAGAAGGAATATCATCTCCGTTCCTTTGACCAAGTACTCCACTTTCCCGCATAG GGCTGATGGAGATTATGGAGCAGCAAAGGTGATGCTTAGGCCGGCTTCTCCTGGTACTGGTGTGATTGCAGGAGGTGCTGTAAGAATTGTTCTCGAAATGGCTGGTGTTGAGAATGCATTGGGAAAGCAACTTGGAAGCAATAATGCTCTCAACAATGCCAGGGCCACGGTTGTTGCAGTGCAGAAAATGAGGCAGTTTAGCGAAGTTGCTGCTGACCGTGGTGTTCCAATGGAGGAGCTTTGGAAACACTAG